The genomic window GCCAGGGCGCGACCGATTCCATCCGCCAGCGCCTGGCCTCCCTCGGCTCCAACCTTCTCAGCATCCGTCAGGCGTCGCGGTCCCAGGGGGCGGTCCGGTTGGAAAGCGGGTCGGTGAGCCGCCTCACCGAAAAAGACGCGGAGGCGATCGCGCAGCTGGAAAAGGTGCGCCGCGTCTCCCCCCGGGTCTCGGGGAGGGCCCAGCTCGTCTACGGCGGCAAGAACTGGAACACCTCGGTCGAGGGCCAGGGGATCGACTACCCCCAGATGCGGGCGGCGGTGCCGGTGATCGGCCGGTTCTTCTCCGAAGAGGAGGTCCGGAAACGGGCCAAGGTGGCGGTGATCGGCCAGACCGTGGCCCGGGAACTGTTCGGAGAAACCAACCCGGTGGGGAAATTCCTGCGCATCAACCGTATCGCCTTCCAGGTCGTGGGGATCCTCCCCGAAAAGGGAGGGAGTTCCTGGCGCGATCAGGACGACGTCGTCATCATCCCCTACACCACCGCCATGTACCGGCTCCTGGGGAAAGATTACCTCAACAACATCGACGCCGAGATCGTATCCGAGGAGGCGATGGAGGAGGCCGAACAGGAAATCGACGACCTCCTGCGCAAACGCCACCGGGTTCTCGACGAGACCGCCGAGGTCTTCGACGTCCGCAACATGGCCGAGATCCAGGACACCATCGAATCCACCACCCGAACCATGACCATGCTCCTGGGCTCGATCGCCGCCATCTCCCTCCTGGTCGGCGGCATCGGGATCATGAACATCATGCTGGTCAGCGTCACCGAGCGGACCCGGGAGATCGGCCTGCGCAAGGCGCTGGGGGCCCGCAAAGCGGATATCATGACCCAGTTCCTGATCGAAGCCGTCCTCATGACGGTCACCGGGGGCGTGATCGGCATCTTCTTCGGGACCGGGATCTCCATGGCCCTGGCCGCGGCGGCGGAGTGGGCGACCCGGGTCACCCCTTTCTCCATCGCCCTGGCCTGCGGCTTCTCCGCCGCCGTCGGGCTCGTCTTCGGTCTCTGGCCGGCTCGACAGGCCTCGCGCCTCAACCCCATCGACGCTCTCCGTTACGAATAAAGCGCCGGGGGAGGGAGCAAAGGGCGTGAAGCCCCTCCGCCTCGGCCCCCGATGGGGTC from bacterium includes these protein-coding regions:
- a CDS encoding ABC transporter permease, yielding QGATDSIRQRLASLGSNLLSIRQASRSQGAVRLESGSVSRLTEKDAEAIAQLEKVRRVSPRVSGRAQLVYGGKNWNTSVEGQGIDYPQMRAAVPVIGRFFSEEEVRKRAKVAVIGQTVARELFGETNPVGKFLRINRIAFQVVGILPEKGGSSWRDQDDVVIIPYTTAMYRLLGKDYLNNIDAEIVSEEAMEEAEQEIDDLLRKRHRVLDETAEVFDVRNMAEIQDTIESTTRTMTMLLGSIAAISLLVGGIGIMNIMLVSVTERTREIGLRKALGARKADIMTQFLIEAVLMTVTGGVIGIFFGTGISMALAAAAEWATRVTPFSIALACGFSAAVGLVFGLWPARQASRLNPIDALRYE